The following are encoded together in the Phragmites australis chromosome 19, lpPhrAust1.1, whole genome shotgun sequence genome:
- the LOC133900510 gene encoding fatty acid desaturase DES3-like codes for MQTRMQTQTTQQPPSPLAMSAPRKTTRRPDQETAAKATEDSRQFFDAGKPPPFRIGDVRAAVPAHCWRKSPWRSLSYVARDVAAVAGLALAASALDSWAAWPLYWAAQGTMFWALFVLGHDCGHGSFSDNGMLNSVVGHLLHSFILVPYNGWRISHRTHHQNHGHIERDESWHPITEKVYRELEPRTKKLRFTPPFPLLAFPLYLWYRTPGKNGSHFLPSSDLFSPKERSDVMVSTTCWCIMLASLIAMACVFGPVQVVKMYGIPYLVFVMWLDLVTYLHHHGHHDLPWYRGEEWSYLRGGLTTVDRDYGWINNIHHDIGTHVIHHLFPQIPHYHLVEATKAARPVLGRYYREPEKSGPLPLHLFGVLLRSLRVDHFVSDHGDVVYYQTDHTLNGGNDWAENDKLK; via the exons ATGCAGACGCGGATGCAAACCCAAACAACGCAACAGCCTCCTTCACCGTTAGCCATGTCCGCGCCGAGGAAGACCACGAGGCGCCCAGATCAAGAAACGGCGGCCAAGGCCACGGAGGACAGCCGCCAGTTCTTCGACGCCGGGAAGCCGCCGCCTTTCCGCATCGGCGACGTTCGCGCCGCGGTGCCGGCGCACTGCTGGCGCAAGAGCCCCTGGCGGTCGCTGTCGTACGTGGCGCGCGACGTGGCCGCCGTGGCCGGGCTGGCCCTCGCGGCGTCGGCGCTGGACAGCTGGGCGGCGTGGCCGCTCTACTGGGCGGCGCAGGGCACCATGTTCTGGGCGCTCTTCGTCCTCGGCCACGACTG TGGTCACGGGAGCTTCTCCGACAACGGGATGCTCAACAGCGTGGTGGGGCATCTCCTCCACTCCTTCATCCTCGTCCCCTACAATGGATG GAGGATCAGCCACAGAACGCACCATCAGAATCATGGCCACATCGAGAGGGATGAATCATGGCACCCG ATCACGGAGAAGGTGTACCGGGAGCTGGAGCCACGCACCAAGAAGCTACGCTTCACACCCCCATTCCCATTGCTTGCTTTCCCTCTCTACCTC TGGTACAGAACCCCCGGCAAGAACGGCtcgcactttctcccgagcagcGATCTGTTCAGCCCCAAGGAGAGGAGCGACGTGATGGTGTCAACCACCTGCTGGTGCATCATGCTCGCCTCGCTCATCGCCATGGCGTGCGTGTTCGGCCCGGTTCAGGTGGTCAAGATGTACGGCATCCCATACCTG GTGTTTGTGATGTGGCTGGACTTGGTGACCTACCTTCACCACCATGGTCACCATGACCTTCCTTGGTACCGCGGCGAG GAATGGAGCTACCTGCGTGGGGGCCTGACGACCGTGGACAGGGACTACGGATGGATCAACAACATCCACCATGACATTGGCACCCACGTCATCCACCACCTCTTCCCACAGATTCCTCACTACCACCTCGTCGAAGCC accaAGGCAGCGAGACCAGTGCTGGGCAGATATTACCGGGAGCCGGAGAAGTCAGGGCCGCTGCCACTTCACCTCTTTGGCGTTCTCCTCAGGAGCCTCAGAGTGGATCACTTTGTCAGCGACCACGGAGACGTCGTCTACTACCAGACTGACCACACCTTGAACGGTGGTAATGACTGGGCCGAAAACGATAAGCTCAAGTGA